The proteins below come from a single Acidovorax sp. NCPPB 4044 genomic window:
- a CDS encoding sigma-54 interaction domain-containing protein, with amino-acid sequence MSALHFHSANSEDGDAPAPRWSPAPLLTLPGARAMPTSIRATAQVFEDPRSVALLERIRLVAPSEANVLIVGETGTGKELIARHVHELSARRDRPFVAVNCGAFSETLVESELFGHEKGAFTGAFTSKAGWFEAANGGTLFLDEVGDLPLSIQVKLLRVLQEREVVRLGARKSLPVDVRVVAATNVRLQDAVAAGNFREDLFYRLHVVHLALPTLRERPGDVLPLARHFIDEYRHRLGYGAVRLDAGAERKLLNHNWPGNIRELENVIHHGLLICRHGVLTAEDLQLSSLGLQRRAIADAPPAEATAQQALESALASLFQEQGDQLYERIEETVVRTAFEFCHRNQVQAARLLGISRNILRARLIKNGDIAALR; translated from the coding sequence ATGTCCGCCCTGCACTTCCATTCTGCGAACTCCGAAGACGGCGATGCGCCGGCTCCGCGCTGGAGCCCCGCGCCGCTGCTCACCTTGCCTGGCGCCCGCGCCATGCCCACATCGATCCGCGCCACCGCGCAGGTGTTCGAGGATCCGCGTTCCGTGGCGCTGCTGGAGCGCATCCGCCTGGTGGCGCCCAGCGAGGCGAATGTGCTTATCGTCGGTGAGACGGGCACGGGCAAGGAACTCATCGCGCGGCATGTGCATGAGTTGAGTGCGCGGCGCGACCGGCCCTTCGTGGCGGTCAACTGCGGCGCATTCTCGGAAACGCTGGTCGAAAGCGAACTGTTCGGTCACGAGAAGGGCGCGTTCACGGGCGCTTTCACGTCGAAGGCGGGATGGTTCGAGGCGGCCAATGGCGGCACGCTCTTTCTCGACGAAGTCGGCGATCTGCCGCTCTCGATCCAGGTGAAGTTGCTGCGGGTGCTGCAGGAGCGCGAGGTCGTGCGCCTGGGCGCGCGCAAAAGCCTCCCGGTGGATGTGCGCGTGGTGGCCGCCACCAATGTGCGGCTGCAGGATGCCGTGGCCGCAGGCAACTTCCGCGAAGACCTCTTCTACCGGCTGCACGTGGTGCATCTGGCGTTGCCCACCTTGCGAGAGCGGCCTGGCGACGTGTTGCCGCTGGCGCGCCATTTCATCGACGAGTATCGCCACCGGCTGGGCTATGGCGCCGTGCGGCTGGATGCCGGTGCCGAACGCAAGCTGCTGAACCACAACTGGCCCGGCAACATTCGCGAACTGGAAAACGTGATTCACCACGGCTTGCTGATCTGCCGCCACGGTGTGCTCACCGCGGAGGACCTCCAGCTTTCATCGCTGGGCCTGCAGCGCCGCGCGATCGCCGATGCACCGCCGGCAGAGGCGACGGCGCAGCAGGCCCTCGAATCCGCACTCGCCAGCCTGTTCCAGGAGCAGGGCGATCAACTCTACGAGCGCATCGAGGAAACCGTGGTGCGCACGGCCTTCGAATTCTGCCACCGCAACCAGGTACAGGCGGCGCGCCTGCTGGGCATCAGCCGCAACATACTGCGCGCGCGGCTCATCAAGAACGGAGACATCGCGGCGCTGCGATAG
- a CDS encoding DsbC family protein, which translates to MKLLPALLAGAAALSIAFGAQAQESSIRKALSSRIPQLQNIDEVRATPMPGLYEVRIGTDLFYTDAKGNYLIQGELIDTKARRNLTEDRITKLTAVNFDSLPFQDAFTIVRGNGQRKIAVFEDPNCGYCKRFEKDLQNVDNVTVYLFLYPILSPDSAEKSRNIWCAKDRVTAWQDQMVRDKIAPSASCDTAALQRNLAFGKKHKITGTPTIIFTDGSRVPGAIDAREVEKRMADAGAAPAAPVAN; encoded by the coding sequence ATGAAACTGCTTCCCGCACTGCTCGCAGGCGCCGCCGCGCTGTCCATCGCCTTCGGCGCCCAAGCGCAGGAGTCTTCCATCCGCAAGGCCCTGTCCAGCCGCATTCCGCAATTGCAGAACATCGATGAAGTGCGGGCAACGCCCATGCCGGGCCTCTACGAAGTACGCATCGGCACCGACCTGTTCTACACGGATGCCAAGGGCAACTACCTCATCCAGGGCGAACTGATCGACACCAAGGCCCGCCGCAATCTCACGGAAGACCGCATCACCAAGCTCACGGCCGTGAATTTCGATTCCCTGCCCTTCCAGGATGCCTTCACCATCGTGCGGGGCAACGGCCAGCGGAAGATCGCGGTCTTCGAAGACCCGAACTGCGGGTACTGCAAGCGCTTCGAGAAAGACCTGCAGAACGTGGACAACGTCACGGTGTACCTGTTTCTCTATCCCATCCTGAGCCCGGACTCGGCTGAGAAATCGCGCAACATCTGGTGTGCCAAGGACCGCGTGACCGCCTGGCAGGACCAGATGGTGCGCGACAAGATCGCTCCATCGGCGAGTTGCGACACGGCAGCTTTGCAGCGCAATCTGGCTTTCGGGAAAAAGCACAAGATCACCGGCACGCCCACCATCATCTTCACCGACGGATCGCGGGTACCGGGCGCCATCGACGCACGCGAAGTGGAAAAGCGCATGGCCGATGCCGGCGCTGCGCCTGCCGCTCCCGTAGCCAACTGA
- a CDS encoding M61 family metallopeptidase produces the protein MSILRTHAPAVHYRVDPAQLHAHLFHVTLTVERPAAQQEVSLPVWIPGSYLVREFSKNLHNLRARQGNQEVPLAQHSKCRWQAECREDVPLVLSYEISAYDNSVRTAWLDASRGFFNGTSVCLRVHGQEEARHDLEIVASSAVSHWSVATGLAAEKTTRAGFGTYRAASYDELVDCPVEMGPFWSARFTACDVPHRIVVAGAAPSFDGSRLVADARRICEAGIRFWHGAGKPPYSQYLFMLNAVDDGYGGLEHRNSTALICGRRDLPRVGESKAPEGYTTLLGLISHEHFHTWNVKRLRPAELARYDYYQENYTQLLWFFEGFTSYYDDLLLRRAGLIEDAAYLRLLTKTINQVLQTPGRHVQSVADASFDAWVKYYRQDENTPNATVSYYTKGSLVGLCLDLALRREGRTTLDDVMRALWDRCDAGPMAEEDLLAVLEALSGRSFSAEIAAWVHGTADLPLAELLAAQGVTLKTEPAQPAQRLGLRVSESQGLQVKVVLRGGLAEEAGFAAGDEWLAIEAGGATWRVQRLDDVALYAGHEKQVVALVARDRRVFKLPLALVRDGDAPNDTVALAINDAALARRWLDGGPACAPAGD, from the coding sequence ATGTCCATCCTCCGCACCCACGCTCCCGCCGTGCACTACCGCGTGGATCCCGCGCAGCTGCATGCGCATCTCTTCCACGTCACGCTCACGGTGGAACGGCCTGCGGCGCAGCAGGAGGTGTCCCTGCCTGTCTGGATTCCCGGAAGCTATCTGGTGCGGGAGTTCTCCAAGAACCTGCACAACCTGCGTGCCCGCCAGGGAAACCAGGAAGTGCCGCTTGCGCAGCACAGCAAGTGCCGCTGGCAGGCCGAGTGCCGCGAAGATGTGCCGTTGGTGCTCAGCTATGAAATCAGCGCCTACGACAATTCCGTGCGCACGGCCTGGCTGGACGCGTCGCGGGGTTTCTTCAACGGGACCAGCGTCTGTCTGCGGGTGCACGGGCAGGAAGAGGCCCGCCATGACCTGGAGATCGTGGCGTCTTCCGCGGTGTCGCACTGGTCCGTCGCTACCGGGCTTGCGGCAGAGAAGACCACGCGCGCGGGCTTCGGCACCTACCGGGCGGCTTCCTATGACGAGCTGGTGGACTGCCCGGTGGAGATGGGGCCTTTCTGGAGCGCGCGGTTCACCGCCTGCGATGTTCCCCACCGCATCGTCGTGGCCGGCGCCGCACCCTCTTTCGACGGCAGCCGGCTCGTCGCCGACGCGCGGCGTATCTGCGAGGCGGGCATCCGCTTCTGGCACGGAGCGGGCAAGCCTCCGTATTCGCAGTATCTGTTCATGCTCAATGCGGTGGATGACGGCTATGGGGGCCTGGAGCACCGCAACTCCACCGCACTGATCTGCGGCCGCCGCGATCTGCCCCGCGTGGGCGAGAGCAAGGCCCCCGAGGGTTACACCACGCTGCTCGGCCTCATCAGCCATGAGCATTTCCATACCTGGAACGTCAAGCGCCTGCGGCCCGCAGAACTCGCACGGTACGACTATTACCAGGAGAACTACACGCAGCTGCTATGGTTCTTTGAAGGCTTCACCAGCTATTACGACGATCTGCTGTTGCGCCGCGCAGGATTGATCGAGGACGCGGCCTACCTGCGGCTGCTCACCAAGACCATCAACCAGGTGCTGCAGACGCCGGGCCGCCATGTGCAGAGCGTGGCCGACGCCAGCTTCGACGCCTGGGTGAAGTACTACCGCCAGGACGAAAACACCCCGAACGCCACGGTGAGCTACTACACCAAGGGCTCACTGGTCGGACTGTGCCTGGACCTGGCCCTGCGCCGCGAAGGCCGCACCACGCTCGATGACGTGATGCGCGCGCTCTGGGATCGCTGCGATGCCGGCCCAATGGCTGAAGAAGATCTGCTGGCTGTCCTCGAAGCCCTGTCCGGCAGATCGTTCTCGGCGGAAATTGCAGCGTGGGTCCATGGCACTGCCGATCTGCCGCTGGCGGAACTGCTCGCCGCCCAGGGTGTCACCCTGAAGACGGAGCCGGCCCAGCCGGCCCAGCGCCTGGGCCTGCGTGTGTCCGAAAGCCAGGGATTGCAGGTGAAGGTTGTGCTGCGCGGCGGTCTCGCAGAGGAAGCAGGATTCGCCGCCGGAGACGAATGGCTGGCCATCGAGGCCGGCGGTGCAACCTGGCGCGTGCAGCGGCTGGACGATGTCGCCCTGTACGCAGGCCACGAAAAGCAGGTGGTGGCGCTGGTGGCACGCGACCGCCGCGTATTCAAGCTACCGCTGGCCCTTGTGCGGGATGGCGATGCACCGAACGACACCGTGGCACTGGCGATCAACGACGCCGCATTGGCGCGGCGCTGGCTGGACGGCGGCCCCGCGTGCGCGCCAGCGGGCGACTGA
- the ssuD gene encoding FMNH2-dependent alkanesulfonate monooxygenase — translation MQVFWFLPTHGDSRYLGTAHGARTVSHHYLRQIAQAADELGYEGVLIPTGRSCEDAWVVAASLAPLTERLKFLVAIRPGIISPTVAARQAATLDRFSQGRLLLNVVTGGDPDEQRGDGSFLDHAERYALTDEFLRIWRRVAAGETVNFEGRHLRVENAKALYPPVQTPHPPLWFGGSSDEAVALAGEQVDVYLTWGEPPAAVAEKIARARAAAARHGRTLRFGIRLHVIVRENSEAAWQAADTLISQVTDDTIAAAQKAFARFDSVGQRRMSALHGGQRDRLEVSPNLWAGVGLVRGGAGTALVGNPQEVAARMHEYAALGIDTFIFSGYPHLEEAYRTAELLFPLLPLASQRPAGQANITGPFGEIVANDILPPSSPGKAPDTAEAALP, via the coding sequence ATGCAAGTCTTCTGGTTTCTTCCCACGCACGGCGACAGCCGGTATCTGGGCACTGCGCACGGTGCCCGCACCGTGAGCCACCACTATCTCCGGCAGATCGCGCAGGCGGCGGACGAACTGGGCTACGAAGGCGTGCTCATTCCCACCGGCCGCTCCTGCGAAGACGCCTGGGTCGTGGCCGCGTCGCTCGCTCCGCTGACCGAACGGCTCAAATTCCTGGTGGCCATCCGCCCCGGCATCATCTCGCCCACCGTGGCGGCACGGCAAGCGGCCACGCTCGACCGCTTCTCGCAGGGACGGCTGCTGCTCAACGTGGTGACGGGTGGCGATCCCGACGAGCAGCGCGGAGACGGCAGCTTTCTCGACCATGCCGAGCGCTATGCACTGACCGACGAATTCCTGCGCATCTGGCGGCGCGTGGCTGCCGGCGAGACCGTGAATTTCGAAGGGCGTCATCTGCGCGTGGAGAACGCCAAAGCCCTCTACCCGCCCGTTCAGACGCCCCATCCGCCTCTGTGGTTCGGCGGATCGTCCGATGAAGCGGTGGCGCTGGCGGGCGAGCAAGTGGACGTGTACCTCACCTGGGGAGAACCCCCGGCCGCCGTGGCCGAGAAGATCGCGCGCGCCCGGGCCGCTGCGGCCCGGCATGGCCGCACGCTGCGCTTCGGTATCCGGCTGCACGTGATCGTGCGGGAAAACAGTGAGGCGGCATGGCAGGCCGCAGACACACTGATCTCCCAGGTGACCGACGACACCATCGCCGCTGCGCAAAAAGCCTTTGCCCGCTTCGACTCCGTGGGCCAGCGCCGGATGTCGGCCTTGCACGGTGGACAGCGCGACCGACTGGAGGTGTCTCCCAACCTGTGGGCTGGCGTGGGCCTAGTGCGCGGTGGCGCCGGCACGGCCCTGGTGGGCAATCCCCAGGAGGTGGCAGCACGCATGCACGAATATGCGGCGCTGGGCATCGATACCTTCATCTTCTCCGGCTATCCACATCTGGAAGAAGCCTACCGCACCGCAGAACTGCTCTTTCCCCTGCTGCCGCTCGCATCGCAACGCCCTGCGGGGCAGGCGAACATCACCGGCCCTTTCGGCGAAATAGTCGCCAACGACATCCTGCCGCCCTCCTCGCCCGGCAAGGCCCCGGACACCGCGGAGGCCGCGTTGCCATGA
- a CDS encoding acyl-CoA dehydrogenase family protein has product MSGEIAPGSVALRLAAQFALTAAERDERGGTPKAERDALRASGLLAMSIPRSHGGGGSGWRDTLEVVRILARADSSLAHVFGFHHLMLATARLFSQPRQWQPWFAQTARLRWFWGNALNPLDDRTLCMRHRGWSEFSGQKSFCSGALDSEMLIASARDEGPGTLVVAAVPTGRTGIAVAPDWNNIGQRQTDSGSVTFERVRVEHHEILADPGPLATPFACLRPLLAQLVLTSIYLGIAEGAFQDARHYTLHEARPWRTSGVAQAAEDPYVLGHYGDFWVGLESARVLLDRAAGHFDAAWVRDAALTAAERGDVAVAVATAKVAATRVGLDLCTRMFDVAGARATHGGLRLDRHWRNLRTHSLHDPVAYKLRELGEWALLQRHPEPSFYS; this is encoded by the coding sequence GTGTCCGGGGAGATCGCACCGGGCAGCGTCGCGCTGCGGCTGGCAGCGCAGTTCGCGCTCACCGCGGCAGAGCGCGATGAGCGTGGCGGCACCCCCAAGGCCGAGCGCGATGCATTGCGTGCGAGCGGCCTGCTCGCCATGAGCATCCCGCGTTCCCACGGCGGGGGCGGCTCCGGCTGGCGGGATACCCTGGAGGTCGTGCGCATCCTCGCCAGGGCCGATTCTTCGCTGGCCCATGTGTTCGGCTTTCACCACCTCATGCTCGCCACGGCCCGGCTGTTCTCACAGCCCCGTCAGTGGCAACCCTGGTTTGCGCAGACAGCGCGGTTGCGCTGGTTCTGGGGCAATGCGCTCAACCCGCTCGATGACCGCACCCTGTGCATGCGCCACAGAGGCTGGAGCGAGTTTTCGGGCCAGAAGAGCTTTTGCTCCGGTGCGCTCGATTCCGAAATGCTGATTGCTTCGGCGCGCGACGAAGGGCCGGGAACCCTTGTGGTGGCGGCGGTGCCTACCGGTCGCACCGGCATCGCCGTGGCCCCCGACTGGAACAACATCGGCCAGCGCCAGACCGACAGCGGCAGCGTGACCTTCGAGCGCGTGCGGGTCGAGCACCACGAGATCCTGGCGGATCCCGGCCCGCTGGCGACGCCTTTTGCCTGCCTGCGCCCATTGCTGGCGCAACTGGTGCTCACCAGCATCTATCTGGGGATCGCCGAGGGCGCATTCCAGGACGCGAGGCACTACACGCTCCATGAAGCCCGCCCGTGGCGCACGTCCGGCGTGGCGCAGGCTGCCGAAGATCCGTATGTGCTGGGCCACTACGGCGACTTCTGGGTCGGGTTGGAGAGCGCACGCGTGCTGCTGGACCGTGCGGCCGGCCATTTCGATGCCGCGTGGGTGCGGGATGCGGCCTTGACCGCTGCCGAGCGCGGCGATGTGGCGGTGGCCGTGGCGACTGCCAAGGTGGCGGCCACGCGCGTCGGCCTGGATCTCTGTACGCGCATGTTCGACGTCGCAGGCGCGCGCGCCACGCATGGCGGCCTGCGTCTGGACCGCCACTGGCGCAATCTGCGCACCCATTCCCTGCACGATCCCGTGGCCTACAAGCTGCGCGAACTGGGAGAGTGGGCCTTGTTGCAACGCCATCCCGAACCCAGCTTCTACTCCTGA
- a CDS encoding acyl-CoA dehydrogenase family protein, with the protein MKHFASEARRDWRDAQSAVATALASTAIARDQAGGIPLHERRLLRESGLLTLSIPSALGGLGAPWSEVLGVVQHFARVDSAVAHVFGFHHLLLATAQLFGQPAQWQPWLEATVAQRWFWGNALNPLDKGTVATQAPEGHWLFDGRKSFCSGAGDSDQLLASAFDASGKLLIAVVPTGRAGIRVQGDWDNMGQRQTDSGSVAFEQVRIHAQELLLDPGPLSSPFAALRPLLAQMVLAHVYLGLGEGALAEARGFTLQHARAWHASGVDQAGEDPYLLGHYGDFWLALEGAGLLAQRARALFDAAWAEGMALTPEARGNVAIAVAAAKVAASRAALDVAHRLFEVTGPRATTAALRMDRFWRNLRVHTLHDPIDYKRRELGRWALHAQPPPPSFYS; encoded by the coding sequence ATGAAGCACTTTGCCTCCGAGGCGCGCCGGGATTGGCGCGATGCGCAAAGCGCCGTGGCGACGGCCCTGGCCTCCACGGCCATCGCGCGCGACCAGGCGGGTGGCATACCGCTCCATGAACGGCGCCTGCTGCGCGAAAGCGGCTTGCTCACGCTCTCCATCCCCAGCGCCCTGGGCGGCTTGGGCGCACCGTGGAGCGAGGTGCTGGGAGTGGTGCAGCACTTCGCACGGGTGGACAGCGCGGTGGCACACGTCTTCGGCTTCCACCATCTGCTGCTGGCTACCGCGCAGCTCTTCGGCCAGCCCGCGCAATGGCAACCATGGCTCGAAGCGACCGTGGCGCAGCGATGGTTCTGGGGCAATGCCCTCAATCCACTGGATAAAGGCACCGTGGCAACACAGGCACCGGAGGGGCATTGGCTGTTCGACGGCCGCAAAAGCTTCTGCTCCGGTGCCGGCGACTCCGACCAGTTGCTGGCATCGGCGTTCGATGCCTCCGGGAAGTTGCTCATTGCCGTCGTGCCCACGGGCCGCGCAGGCATCCGGGTGCAAGGCGACTGGGACAACATGGGCCAACGGCAAACCGACAGCGGCAGCGTGGCTTTCGAGCAGGTCCGTATCCACGCACAGGAACTGCTCCTCGATCCCGGTCCCCTGTCATCGCCTTTCGCGGCGCTGCGCCCCCTGCTGGCCCAAATGGTGCTGGCCCACGTGTACCTGGGGCTGGGCGAAGGGGCACTGGCCGAGGCACGGGGATTCACGCTCCAGCACGCTCGCGCCTGGCACGCGTCGGGCGTGGACCAGGCCGGCGAGGACCCTTACCTGCTGGGCCACTACGGGGACTTTTGGCTGGCCCTGGAAGGGGCAGGCCTGCTGGCCCAGCGGGCCAGGGCACTGTTCGACGCGGCCTGGGCCGAAGGCATGGCACTCACACCCGAGGCACGCGGCAATGTCGCCATTGCCGTGGCGGCTGCGAAGGTGGCAGCCAGCCGGGCGGCGCTCGATGTGGCCCACCGGTTGTTCGAAGTCACGGGGCCACGCGCCACCACAGCCGCACTGCGCATGGACCGCTTCTGGCGCAACCTGCGCGTGCACACCCTGCACGATCCCATCGACTACAAACGCCGCGAATTGGGCCGGTGGGCACTGCATGCCCAACCGCCCCCTCCATCGTTCTACTCATAG
- the msuE gene encoding FMN reductase — MARTLNLVAVSGSLQRPSRTLALVEHLVERIGDAVPIRVRTIELGNIGPRLAGALYRNQLPPEVEADLAAVEQADILVVGSPVYRATYSGLFKHFFDFVHHEALVDVPVLLAATGGSERHALVIDHQLRPLFSFFQAHTLPLGVYGTDKDFTDYRITAPALLARAALAVERAVPLLRAGLPNSHALPRELAAVA; from the coding sequence ATGGCCCGCACACTGAATCTCGTCGCCGTTTCCGGCAGCCTGCAACGCCCCTCGCGCACGCTGGCACTTGTTGAGCACCTTGTTGAAAGAATCGGCGATGCCGTGCCGATCCGCGTGCGCACCATCGAACTGGGCAACATCGGCCCGCGCCTTGCCGGAGCGCTGTACCGCAACCAGTTGCCGCCGGAGGTGGAGGCAGACCTTGCCGCCGTCGAGCAGGCCGACATCCTGGTGGTTGGAAGCCCCGTATACCGCGCCACGTATTCGGGCCTTTTCAAGCACTTCTTCGATTTCGTGCACCACGAAGCGCTGGTGGATGTGCCGGTCCTGTTGGCGGCCACTGGTGGAAGCGAACGCCATGCGCTGGTGATCGATCACCAGCTGCGGCCGCTTTTCAGCTTCTTCCAGGCCCACACGCTGCCGCTGGGCGTGTATGGCACCGACAAGGACTTCACCGACTACCGCATCACCGCCCCGGCCCTGCTGGCCCGCGCGGCCCTGGCGGTGGAGCGTGCCGTGCCACTCCTGCGCGCAGGCCTGCCGAACTCCCACGCGCTCCCGCGGGAACTGGCTGCCGTGGCCTGA
- the sfnG gene encoding dimethylsulfone monooxygenase SfnG, with product MSTPRTEPVKFAYWVPNVSGGLVVSTIAQRTDWSLEYNQRLAVAAEKAGFEYALSQIRFTAGYGAEYQHESVSFSQALLHATTTLKVLAAILPGPWHPAVVAKQIATIDHISGGRIGINVVSGWFKGEFTAIGEHWLEHDERYRRSNEFIRALKGIWTQDHFTFKGDFYRFNDYTLSPKPLQKPHPEIFQGGSSRAARDNAASVSDWYFTNGNTPEGLKLQIDDIQAKARANGHTVRIGVNAFVIARDTEEEAQAVLQDILRHAHVEAVHAFGDAVKQAGKASPEGEGNWAKSTFEDLVQYNDGFRTNLIGTPQQIAERIVALKAIGVDLVLTGFLHFIEEVEYFGREVLPRVRELEARQATVAEQPALEAVA from the coding sequence ATGAGCACCCCCCGCACCGAACCCGTCAAATTCGCCTATTGGGTCCCGAACGTCAGTGGCGGCCTGGTCGTGAGCACCATCGCGCAGCGCACCGACTGGAGCCTCGAATACAACCAGCGGCTGGCGGTCGCCGCCGAGAAGGCAGGCTTCGAGTACGCCCTGAGCCAGATCCGGTTCACGGCAGGCTATGGCGCCGAATACCAGCACGAGTCCGTTTCGTTCAGCCAGGCTCTGCTGCACGCCACCACCACATTGAAGGTGCTGGCCGCGATCCTGCCGGGCCCCTGGCATCCCGCCGTCGTGGCCAAGCAGATCGCCACCATCGACCACATCTCGGGCGGGCGCATCGGCATCAATGTGGTGAGCGGCTGGTTCAAGGGAGAGTTCACTGCCATCGGCGAGCACTGGCTGGAGCACGACGAACGTTATCGCCGCTCGAACGAATTCATCCGTGCGCTCAAAGGCATCTGGACGCAGGACCACTTCACCTTCAAAGGCGACTTCTACCGCTTCAACGACTACACGCTGAGCCCGAAGCCGCTGCAAAAACCCCATCCGGAAATTTTTCAGGGCGGTAGTTCCCGTGCCGCGCGCGACAACGCGGCCAGCGTTTCAGACTGGTACTTCACGAATGGCAATACGCCGGAGGGTCTGAAGCTCCAGATCGACGACATCCAGGCCAAGGCGCGGGCCAACGGCCATACCGTGCGCATCGGCGTGAATGCGTTCGTGATTGCACGCGATACCGAGGAAGAAGCCCAGGCCGTACTGCAGGACATCCTGCGGCATGCGCACGTGGAAGCCGTGCACGCCTTTGGCGACGCGGTGAAGCAGGCTGGCAAGGCATCGCCGGAAGGAGAAGGCAACTGGGCCAAATCCACCTTCGAGGACCTCGTGCAATACAACGACGGTTTCCGCACCAACCTCATCGGCACACCGCAGCAGATCGCCGAACGCATCGTGGCCCTGAAGGCCATCGGTGTGGACCTGGTACTGACCGGCTTCCTGCACTTCATCGAGGAAGTGGAGTACTTCGGCCGAGAGGTGCTGCCCCGGGTTCGCGAACTGGAGGCGCGCCAGGCCACGGTGGCCGAGCAGCCCGCCCTGGAAGCCGTGGCCTGA
- a CDS encoding enoyl-CoA hydratase yields the protein MAYEVIEVRTEADKVGIITLNRPKQLNALNDQLMDELGAALAAFDADERIGCVIITGSEKAFAAGADIGAMAKYGFADAYKGDYITRNWERIRSVRRPVIAAVSGFALGGGCELAMMCDFIIAADNAKFGQPEIKLGVIPGAGGTQRLPRAVGKSKAMDMALTGRMMDAQEAERAGLVSRVVPYDKLMDEALGAALVIADFSRVAVMAAKETVNRAFEGTLSDGLMYERRLFHALFATQDQKEGMAAFLEKRKPEFTHR from the coding sequence TTGGCCTATGAAGTCATCGAGGTCCGCACCGAGGCGGACAAGGTCGGCATCATCACGTTGAACCGCCCCAAGCAGCTCAACGCACTCAACGACCAGCTCATGGACGAGCTCGGCGCCGCGCTGGCGGCCTTCGACGCCGACGAGCGGATCGGTTGCGTGATCATCACCGGCAGCGAAAAGGCCTTTGCGGCCGGTGCCGACATCGGTGCGATGGCGAAATACGGTTTCGCCGATGCCTACAAGGGCGACTACATCACGCGCAACTGGGAGCGCATCCGTTCCGTGCGCAGGCCCGTCATCGCCGCCGTGAGCGGCTTCGCGCTGGGTGGCGGCTGTGAACTCGCCATGATGTGCGACTTCATCATCGCCGCGGACAACGCGAAGTTCGGGCAGCCCGAGATCAAGCTCGGCGTCATTCCTGGCGCGGGCGGAACGCAGCGGTTGCCCCGCGCAGTGGGCAAGTCGAAGGCCATGGACATGGCACTCACCGGCCGCATGATGGACGCGCAGGAGGCCGAGCGCGCAGGCCTGGTGAGCCGGGTGGTCCCGTACGACAAGCTGATGGACGAGGCGCTGGGCGCTGCCCTGGTGATCGCCGACTTCTCCCGGGTCGCCGTCATGGCGGCCAAGGAAACGGTCAACCGGGCCTTCGAGGGAACGCTGTCCGACGGACTCATGTATGAACGGCGCCTGTTCCACGCGCTTTTCGCGACGCAGGACCAGAAGGAAGGCATGGCCGCCTTCCTGGAAAAGCGCAAACCGGAATTCACCCACCGCTGA